The following are encoded in a window of Halosimplex halophilum genomic DNA:
- a CDS encoding site-2 protease family protein: MVSPLYWVLAAIVVFTAGTMALQARGKLPDSVRVSGPILTLHTLRGRQFLTWLAGPKRAWRAWGNFGVGMALVTMVGMFVAVFNAGWQAMQQPTRQPVQNPQNVLVIPGVNDFLPLAAAPEIVLGLLIGLVVHEGGHGLLCRVEDIDIDSMGLAFFSFIPVGAFVEPDEESRLRASRGSQTRMFAAGVTNNFLVAFVGFLLLFGPVSGAIATAAGVPVGNAAAGSAADEAGLEYGDLVTEVEGQSIANVSEFEERLAAIEERSVELTLKSGETTTLERKLALVRSVPSVTDGIEPNRRNATIVEAVDGTPVYTERGFAEAMAGRETATIETNRGTATFPVGAYGLAVENGPLANASVPADGTDVIVLSVAGERTPNASAYGDVVGGLEAGRTVDVRASVGGEVDTYGVTAGWGGPGDALGLRTQQGFSGITVTDAGIDVYPAAQFLAYLGGFSGPWGGLFSGQFLQQMFVVLLLPFLSTIGAGFGYNFAGFVPDVANFYTVTGPLEPLGGGVFMLANILFWTAWVNLNLGVFNCVPTFPLDGGHILRASAESLVARLPVEDGRRATTAVTASISLLMLAGLFLMLFGPQLLN; the protein is encoded by the coding sequence ATGGTAAGCCCGCTGTACTGGGTGCTCGCTGCGATCGTCGTCTTCACCGCGGGGACGATGGCGCTGCAGGCGCGGGGCAAGCTCCCCGACTCCGTCCGGGTCTCCGGTCCGATCCTGACGCTGCACACGCTCCGGGGCCGACAGTTTCTCACGTGGCTCGCCGGACCGAAGCGGGCCTGGCGCGCCTGGGGCAACTTCGGCGTCGGGATGGCGCTGGTGACGATGGTGGGGATGTTCGTCGCCGTCTTCAACGCCGGCTGGCAGGCGATGCAACAGCCGACGCGCCAGCCCGTCCAGAACCCACAGAACGTGCTGGTCATCCCCGGCGTCAACGACTTCCTCCCCCTCGCCGCCGCGCCGGAGATCGTCCTCGGCCTGCTCATCGGCCTCGTCGTCCACGAGGGCGGCCACGGCCTGCTCTGTCGCGTCGAGGACATCGACATCGACTCGATGGGGCTGGCCTTCTTCTCCTTCATCCCGGTCGGCGCGTTCGTCGAACCCGACGAGGAGAGCCGCCTCCGGGCGAGCCGGGGGAGCCAGACCCGGATGTTCGCCGCCGGCGTGACGAACAACTTCCTCGTCGCGTTCGTCGGTTTCCTCCTCCTGTTCGGCCCGGTCTCGGGCGCTATCGCGACCGCCGCGGGCGTCCCGGTCGGCAACGCCGCCGCCGGCTCGGCCGCCGACGAGGCCGGCCTGGAGTACGGTGATCTGGTCACGGAGGTCGAGGGCCAGTCCATCGCGAACGTCTCCGAGTTCGAGGAGCGGCTCGCGGCGATCGAGGAGCGGTCGGTCGAGCTCACGCTGAAGAGCGGCGAGACGACCACGCTCGAACGGAAGCTCGCCCTCGTGCGGTCGGTCCCGTCGGTGACCGACGGCATCGAGCCCAACCGCCGGAACGCGACGATCGTCGAGGCGGTCGACGGGACCCCCGTCTACACCGAGCGCGGGTTCGCCGAGGCGATGGCCGGCCGCGAGACGGCCACCATCGAGACCAACCGCGGGACGGCGACCTTCCCCGTCGGCGCCTACGGGCTCGCAGTCGAGAACGGCCCGCTCGCCAACGCCTCCGTTCCCGCCGACGGGACCGACGTGATCGTCCTCTCGGTCGCGGGTGAGCGCACGCCCAACGCCTCCGCGTACGGCGACGTGGTCGGCGGGCTCGAAGCGGGCCGGACCGTCGACGTGCGGGCGTCGGTCGGCGGCGAGGTCGACACCTACGGCGTCACGGCCGGCTGGGGCGGGCCCGGTGACGCGCTCGGGCTCCGCACCCAGCAGGGCTTCAGCGGCATCACGGTGACCGACGCCGGCATCGACGTCTACCCCGCGGCGCAATTTTTGGCCTACCTCGGCGGGTTCAGCGGCCCCTGGGGCGGGCTGTTCTCCGGGCAGTTCCTCCAGCAGATGTTCGTCGTGCTCCTGCTCCCGTTCCTGAGCACCATCGGCGCGGGCTTCGGTTACAACTTCGCCGGGTTCGTCCCCGACGTGGCGAACTTCTACACGGTGACGGGGCCGCTCGAACCGCTCGGCGGCGGCGTGTTCATGCTCGCGAACATCCTGTTCTGGACGGCGTGGGTGAACCTCAACCTCGGCGTGTTCAACTGCGTGCCCACGTTCCCGCTGGACGGCGGGCACATCCTCCGGGCGTCGGCCGAGTCGCTGGTCGCCCGCCTCCCCGTCGAGGACGGCCGCCGCGCGACCACCGCCGTCACCGCCTCGATCAGCCTGCTGATGCTCGCCGGCCTCTTCCTCATGCTGTTCGGGCCGCAGCTGCTGAACTGA
- a CDS encoding heme-binding protein, translated as MVRREPPQTEEGWYALHDLRTVDWEAWRDAPERVRERALEDAVEFLGSAEAVADAEEGQSALYAVVGHKADLMVVHLRPSLAAVERLERRFERTEFARFTEQSSSYVSVTEASGYSERAREYFDGEVDDDSGLAQYIQSRLHPEIPDAEHVSFYPMSKRREPEQNWYDLPFEERAEHMESHGDIGRGYAGKVEQMITGSVGMDDWEWGVTLWADDMTDVKDLLYEMRFDPSSSKFAEFGPFYVGRRFPPADLGAYLAGESVPTADAADAGEGSTGEREAHASASNAGHDGHAGDSAHGNGAHGSRGDDESADPPAESHAGGASSGTTETVDESSEGTAASGGRPAAAQKEVDAERLDTDEAVQTLANFGVYPEAYGAGDHALVCYADADAEAIVDEVDGLRGNFDHYDTHVLTSVRANQGQTAVVSVWETESAADTAIGFLTDIEGVTRSARGPLGDAGEADGGEGADQSADGDAAAAETQGDDTTAADIREELAAEGVYAGQPHGEDVYALVLYSEADPETLDAEVADLRDGFDRYDTHVKTAVYGDVADDSDTTAVVSLWDTESAADTAADFLTDLPEVVGRPQDREGFGTMGMFYTVKPDYREEFVDTFGEVGGLLAEMDGHRETALLANREDETDMFIASRWDAKEDAMAFFRSEDFRETVEWGREVLADRPRHVFLA; from the coding sequence ATGGTCAGACGCGAGCCGCCGCAGACGGAGGAGGGCTGGTACGCCCTCCACGACCTCAGGACGGTCGACTGGGAGGCCTGGCGGGACGCCCCCGAGCGCGTCCGCGAACGCGCGCTCGAAGACGCCGTCGAGTTCCTCGGGTCGGCCGAGGCCGTCGCCGACGCCGAGGAGGGCCAGTCGGCGCTGTACGCCGTCGTCGGGCACAAGGCCGACCTCATGGTCGTCCACCTCCGCCCCTCGCTGGCGGCGGTCGAGCGCCTCGAACGCCGGTTCGAGCGCACCGAGTTCGCGCGGTTCACCGAACAGTCCTCGTCGTACGTCTCTGTCACGGAGGCGTCGGGCTACTCCGAACGCGCCCGCGAGTACTTCGACGGCGAGGTCGACGACGACTCCGGGCTCGCCCAGTACATCCAGTCGCGGCTCCACCCGGAGATCCCCGACGCCGAGCACGTCTCCTTCTACCCGATGTCCAAGCGCCGCGAGCCGGAGCAGAACTGGTACGACCTGCCCTTCGAGGAGCGTGCCGAGCACATGGAGAGCCACGGCGACATCGGCCGCGGCTACGCCGGGAAGGTCGAGCAGATGATCACCGGGTCGGTCGGCATGGACGACTGGGAGTGGGGCGTCACGCTGTGGGCCGACGACATGACGGACGTGAAGGACCTGCTCTACGAGATGCGCTTCGACCCCTCCTCCTCGAAGTTCGCCGAGTTCGGCCCCTTCTACGTCGGCCGCCGGTTCCCGCCGGCGGACCTGGGCGCCTACCTCGCCGGCGAGTCCGTCCCGACCGCCGACGCCGCCGACGCGGGCGAGGGGTCGACCGGCGAGCGCGAGGCCCACGCCAGCGCCTCGAACGCCGGCCACGACGGCCACGCGGGCGACAGCGCCCACGGGAACGGCGCGCACGGTTCCCGGGGCGACGACGAGTCGGCCGACCCGCCCGCCGAGAGCCACGCCGGCGGGGCGAGCAGCGGGACGACCGAGACCGTCGACGAGTCGAGCGAGGGCACCGCCGCGAGCGGTGGTCGGCCCGCCGCTGCACAGAAGGAGGTCGACGCCGAACGGCTCGACACCGACGAGGCGGTCCAGACGCTCGCGAACTTCGGCGTCTACCCCGAGGCGTACGGCGCGGGCGACCACGCGCTGGTCTGTTACGCCGACGCCGACGCCGAGGCGATCGTCGACGAGGTCGACGGGCTCCGGGGTAACTTCGACCACTACGACACCCACGTCCTGACGAGCGTCCGGGCCAACCAGGGCCAGACGGCGGTCGTCAGCGTCTGGGAGACGGAGAGCGCCGCCGACACGGCCATCGGCTTCCTGACCGACATCGAGGGCGTCACCCGCAGCGCCCGCGGCCCGCTCGGCGACGCCGGCGAGGCCGACGGCGGTGAAGGCGCCGACCAGTCGGCCGACGGCGACGCGGCGGCCGCCGAGACACAGGGCGACGACACGACGGCCGCGGACATCCGCGAGGAACTCGCCGCCGAGGGGGTCTACGCCGGCCAGCCCCACGGCGAGGACGTGTACGCGCTGGTGCTGTACTCGGAGGCCGACCCCGAGACGCTCGACGCGGAGGTCGCCGACCTGCGCGACGGCTTCGACCGCTACGACACCCACGTCAAGACCGCCGTCTACGGCGACGTGGCCGACGACTCGGACACCACGGCCGTCGTGAGCCTCTGGGACACCGAGAGCGCGGCCGACACCGCGGCGGACTTCCTCACCGACCTGCCGGAGGTCGTCGGCCGCCCGCAGGACCGGGAGGGCTTCGGGACGATGGGGATGTTCTACACCGTCAAGCCCGACTACCGCGAGGAGTTCGTCGACACGTTCGGGGAGGTCGGCGGACTCCTCGCGGAGATGGACGGCCACCGCGAGACGGCCCTGCTGGCCAACCGCGAGGACGAGACGGACATGTTCATCGCCAGCCGCTGGGACGCGAAGGAGGACGCGATGGCCTTCTTCCGCTCCGAGGACTTCCGCGAGACCGTCGAGTGGGGCCGCGAGGTGCTGGCCGACCGGCCGCGCCACGTGTTCCTGGCCTGA
- a CDS encoding site-2 protease family protein, protein MDERRVPAEGPPVEEIESVFQVADVRVGDDDAIYYLGTPLASAEALERELWGLFREAGYDVSLTTRAQSSAPFDERPAIEDRFGPTRPQYVLVAEPRSPHIDGIPWTNLVFFVLTVLSTLYVGSIWYYVELDGPLALLEAWPFTAAILGVLAVHEFGHYVMIRYHDVDASLPYFIPFPSLIGTMGAVIRMRGRIPDRKALFDIGVSGPLAGLVATVVVTVVGLYLDPITVPERVASGGGGAIRFNDPLLLVILAEATGQPLSYPDPRLAANPVIFGGWVGMFVTFLNLLPVGQFDGGHIVRAILGPRQETVAAAVPAALFGLAGYLYFAREATNAVVLWVVWGVIAAGLAYAGPATPIRDDPIGPRRQALGAVTLVLGLLCFTPVPFEILAA, encoded by the coding sequence ATGGACGAGCGTCGCGTGCCGGCGGAGGGGCCGCCGGTCGAGGAGATCGAGTCGGTCTTCCAGGTGGCCGACGTGCGCGTCGGCGACGACGACGCGATCTACTACCTGGGCACGCCGCTGGCGTCCGCCGAGGCCCTCGAACGGGAGCTGTGGGGGCTGTTCCGCGAGGCGGGCTACGACGTGTCGCTGACGACCCGCGCCCAGTCGTCGGCGCCGTTCGACGAGCGGCCAGCCATCGAGGACCGCTTCGGGCCGACCCGCCCCCAGTACGTCCTCGTCGCCGAACCCCGCTCGCCGCACATCGACGGGATCCCGTGGACGAACCTCGTCTTCTTCGTCCTGACGGTGCTGTCGACGCTGTACGTCGGGTCGATCTGGTACTACGTCGAGCTCGACGGCCCGCTGGCCCTGCTGGAGGCGTGGCCGTTCACCGCGGCGATCCTCGGCGTGCTCGCCGTCCACGAGTTCGGCCACTACGTCATGATCCGCTATCACGACGTGGACGCGAGTCTCCCCTACTTCATCCCGTTCCCCTCGCTCATCGGAACGATGGGAGCGGTCATCCGGATGCGCGGGCGCATCCCCGACCGCAAGGCGCTGTTCGACATCGGCGTCTCGGGCCCGCTCGCGGGTCTGGTCGCCACTGTCGTCGTCACCGTGGTCGGCCTGTACCTCGACCCGATCACCGTCCCCGAGCGCGTCGCCAGTGGGGGCGGCGGTGCGATCCGGTTCAACGACCCGCTGTTGCTCGTGATCCTCGCGGAGGCGACCGGCCAGCCGCTGTCGTACCCGGACCCGCGGCTGGCGGCCAACCCCGTGATCTTCGGCGGCTGGGTCGGGATGTTCGTCACCTTCCTGAACCTCCTTCCGGTGGGCCAGTTCGACGGCGGCCACATCGTCCGCGCGATCCTCGGCCCCCGCCAGGAGACCGTCGCCGCCGCGGTCCCGGCGGCGCTGTTCGGCCTCGCCGGCTACCTCTATTTCGCCCGGGAGGCGACGAACGCGGTCGTCCTCTGGGTCGTCTGGGGGGTCATCGCCGCCGGCCTGGCCTACGCCGGCCCCGCCACGCCGATCCGCGACGACCCCATCGGTCCCCGCCGGCAGGCGCTCGGGGCCGTTACGCTCGTTCTCGGCCTGCTCTGTTTCACGCCCGTCCCCTTCGAGATCCTTGCGGCGTAG
- the pyrH gene encoding UMP kinase, with product MKTVVSIGGSVLVPSVGPERVRAYADAIESLDADGYTLGTVVGGGPTAREYIEAARDLGANEIELDQLGIEVTRLNGRLLIAALDERAAPTPPESYETGREAIRRGDIPVMGGTVAGQTTDAVSAAFAEYVNADLLVYATSVDGVYDADPGEDPDAAKFSEITADELVGLIADLEMDAGSNAPVDLLAAKIVQRSGIRTVVLDGTDPEAVERAVRTGDHDGTDVVPEGLSEPPAEWSH from the coding sequence ATGAAAACAGTCGTCTCTATCGGCGGGAGCGTCCTCGTCCCGTCGGTCGGCCCCGAGCGGGTCCGGGCCTACGCGGACGCGATCGAATCGCTCGACGCCGACGGGTACACGCTCGGTACCGTCGTCGGCGGCGGGCCGACCGCCCGCGAGTACATCGAGGCCGCACGCGATCTGGGCGCCAACGAGATCGAACTCGACCAGCTGGGCATCGAGGTCACGCGGCTCAACGGGCGCCTGCTGATCGCCGCGCTCGACGAGCGGGCGGCCCCGACGCCGCCCGAGAGCTACGAGACCGGGCGCGAGGCCATCCGCCGCGGGGACATCCCGGTCATGGGGGGTACGGTCGCCGGCCAGACGACCGACGCCGTCAGCGCCGCCTTCGCCGAGTACGTCAACGCCGACCTGCTCGTCTACGCCACGAGCGTCGACGGCGTCTACGACGCCGACCCGGGCGAGGACCCCGACGCCGCGAAGTTCTCGGAGATCACCGCCGACGAACTCGTCGGCCTGATCGCCGACCTGGAGATGGACGCCGGGAGCAACGCGCCCGTCGACCTGCTCGCCGCGAAGATCGTCCAGCGGTCGGGCATCAGGACCGTCGTCCTCGACGGGACCGACCCCGAGGCCGTCGAGCGGGCGGTCCGCACCGGCGACCACGACGGGACCGACGTGGTCCCCGAGGGCCTGAGCGAACCGCCGGCCGAGTGGAGTCACTGA
- the thiL gene encoding thiamine-phosphate kinase yields the protein MDERTALGMLGDRLSAAGDDAAVVDGGVVTTDMLHDRTDFPDGTTRYTAGWRAVGASLSDVAAMGAAATAAVAVYAAPAFDETELADFVDGAADVCEAVAAEYVGGDLDHHEEFTVATTALGDADDPVYRSGAEVGDAVCVTGTLGRSAAALRLFERGAVDRANDLFRFTPRVAAGRALAGRATAMMDSSDGLARSLHQLAEASNCGFAVESPLPVDPVVDEVASDADERLELGAFFGEDFELVCTVPEAALSAVREDLSVDLTRVGTVVESGVTLDGEPLADRGYTH from the coding sequence ATGGACGAACGGACCGCGCTGGGCATGCTCGGCGACCGCCTGTCGGCGGCGGGCGACGACGCCGCCGTGGTGGACGGGGGGGTCGTCACCACCGACATGCTCCACGACCGGACGGACTTCCCCGACGGGACGACCCGCTACACCGCCGGCTGGCGCGCCGTCGGGGCCTCCCTCTCGGACGTGGCCGCGATGGGCGCCGCGGCCACCGCCGCCGTCGCCGTCTACGCCGCGCCCGCGTTCGACGAGACGGAACTCGCCGACTTCGTCGACGGCGCCGCCGACGTCTGCGAGGCCGTCGCCGCCGAGTACGTCGGCGGCGACCTCGACCACCACGAGGAGTTCACCGTCGCCACAACCGCGCTGGGCGACGCCGACGACCCCGTGTATCGCTCGGGCGCCGAGGTCGGCGACGCGGTCTGTGTCACCGGCACGCTCGGGCGAAGCGCCGCCGCCCTCCGGCTGTTCGAGCGCGGCGCGGTCGACCGAGCGAACGACCTGTTCCGGTTCACTCCGCGAGTCGCGGCCGGGCGGGCGCTGGCCGGCCGGGCGACCGCGATGATGGACTCCAGCGACGGGCTCGCGCGCTCGCTCCACCAGCTCGCCGAGGCCAGCAACTGCGGGTTCGCCGTCGAGTCGCCCCTGCCGGTCGACCCGGTCGTCGACGAGGTCGCGTCCGACGCAGACGAGCGACTGGAGCTGGGCGCCTTCTTCGGCGAGGACTTCGAACTCGTCTGTACGGTCCCCGAAGCGGCCCTGTCGGCCGTCCGCGAGGACCTCTCCGTCGATCTGACCAGAGTCGGCACAGTCGTCGAGTCGGGCGTCACGCTGGACGGCGAACCGCTCGCCGACCGCGGGTACACGCACTGA
- a CDS encoding DUF7123 family protein — protein MSSILQPSNDDAPSKEERLKAYLRQKAEDGEMYFKSKFIADEVGLSPKEIGALMVKIRDSATDLEVEKWSYTSATTWRVEVA, from the coding sequence ATGAGCTCGATACTCCAGCCCTCCAACGACGACGCGCCGTCGAAAGAAGAGCGACTCAAGGCGTATCTGCGCCAGAAGGCCGAAGACGGCGAGATGTACTTCAAGAGCAAGTTCATCGCCGACGAGGTCGGCCTGTCGCCCAAAGAGATCGGCGCGCTCATGGTGAAGATCCGCGACTCGGCCACGGACCTCGAGGTCGAGAAGTGGTCCTACACGAGCGCGACCACGTGGCGCGTCGAAGTCGCCTGA
- a CDS encoding lysylphosphatidylglycerol synthase transmembrane domain-containing protein codes for MNGDRWATVVGFLGAAVVLAVLVWIVGIGDILSELRGVELRYLLVILAVAVVWLVCWGLALRAVLSALDAPISVGMSGLVFAGAVFSNNVTPFGQAGGEPVSGYLISRATDREYETGLAAIASVDALHFVPSIGYALVGLTFVVAGAAEFGRNLVFATTALVALAVGIPAAAYFGWQYRYELEAAVVRAITPLVRTLGRVVPRKSPPTTDAIERRIEGFFGAIERVATSPRTLLEAIGFSALGWLAMCTSLWLSVYALGHTVPFSAVLLVVPMGAVAGMTPLPGGLGGVDAVLIALLVSTTGVSGGVAGAAVLVHRGATYVFPTVVGGGVAFALGVGD; via the coding sequence ATGAACGGGGACAGGTGGGCGACGGTCGTCGGGTTTCTCGGCGCGGCGGTCGTCCTCGCCGTCCTCGTGTGGATCGTCGGCATCGGCGACATCCTCTCGGAGCTCCGCGGGGTCGAACTCCGGTACCTGCTGGTGATCCTCGCCGTCGCCGTCGTCTGGCTCGTCTGCTGGGGACTGGCCCTGCGCGCGGTCCTGAGCGCCCTCGACGCCCCCATCTCCGTGGGCATGAGCGGGCTGGTGTTCGCCGGCGCGGTGTTCTCGAACAACGTCACGCCCTTCGGGCAGGCCGGCGGCGAGCCAGTCAGCGGCTACCTCATCTCGCGGGCGACCGACCGGGAGTACGAGACGGGCCTGGCAGCCATCGCCTCCGTCGACGCCCTGCACTTCGTCCCCTCCATCGGCTACGCCCTCGTCGGCCTGACCTTCGTGGTCGCCGGCGCGGCGGAGTTCGGCCGCAACCTCGTCTTCGCCACGACCGCGCTGGTCGCCCTCGCGGTCGGCATCCCGGCGGCCGCCTACTTCGGCTGGCAGTACCGCTACGAGCTGGAGGCGGCCGTCGTCCGCGCGATCACTCCTCTCGTCCGCACGCTCGGTCGGGTCGTCCCCCGGAAGTCGCCGCCGACGACCGACGCCATCGAGCGCCGCATCGAGGGTTTCTTCGGCGCCATCGAACGGGTCGCCACGAGCCCCCGGACGCTGCTGGAGGCGATCGGGTTCTCGGCGCTCGGGTGGCTCGCGATGTGTACCTCCCTGTGGCTGTCGGTGTACGCGCTGGGACACACGGTCCCGTTCTCGGCGGTCCTGCTCGTCGTCCCGATGGGGGCCGTCGCCGGGATGACGCCGCTGCCGGGCGGTCTCGGCGGCGTCGACGCCGTGCTGATAGCCCTGCTCGTCTCGACGACCGGCGTCTCCGGCGGCGTCGCCGGCGCGGCCGTCCTCGTCCACCGCGGCGCCACCTACGTCTTCCCGACCGTCGTCGGCGGCGGCGTCGCCTTCGCCCTCGGCGTCGGCGACTGA
- a CDS encoding 30S ribosomal protein S19e — protein MATLYDVPAEDLNEAVAERLAEEDDVQEPDWFKFAKTGVGRELPPEQEDFWQLRAASLLRKVAVDGPTGVGALRTAYGDSKQGSNRYVVRPEQTTDASGKIIRTALQQLEEAGYVQTAEGEGRRITPEGQSLLDDTAGEVLEDLDRPELERYA, from the coding sequence ATGGCGACACTCTACGACGTGCCCGCGGAGGACCTCAACGAGGCGGTCGCCGAGCGCCTCGCCGAGGAAGACGACGTACAGGAACCCGACTGGTTCAAGTTCGCGAAGACCGGCGTCGGCCGCGAGCTCCCGCCGGAGCAGGAGGACTTCTGGCAGCTGCGGGCCGCCAGCCTCCTCCGGAAGGTCGCCGTCGACGGCCCCACGGGCGTCGGCGCGCTCCGGACGGCCTACGGCGACTCCAAGCAGGGCTCGAATCGCTACGTCGTCCGCCCGGAACAGACCACCGACGCGAGCGGGAAGATCATCCGCACCGCGCTCCAGCAGCTCGAAGAGGCCGGCTACGTCCAGACCGCCGAGGGCGAGGGCCGCCGCATCACCCCCGAGGGCCAGAGCCTCCTCGACGACACCGCCGGCGAGGTCCTCGAGGACCTCGACCGTCCGGAACTCGAACGCTACGCCTAG
- the lysS gene encoding lysine--tRNA ligase, with product MSESDSEATTDGPSATASADGTDAAGEAEATDDTRTDETGGEDRYAFWADEVADAVEARDPEEPIVIKGGISPSGVPHLGNVNEIMRGYFVAEVLRERGWEVRQVFTTDDRDPLRKLPRKLADLDGKIVDLGDVNAGALGKNLGHAYTDIPDPFGCCDSYGEHFSTLIAESADLLDAPIDVVSTTELYESGRMDDVVEHVLEHREQARDVLSEYQDKVDEDYVPFNPFCSECGKVTETVTAVDVDAREVEYRCTDIEAGNRTIEGCGHEGTATFREGKLPWRFEWPAQWQVLGVDFEPFGKDHAEGSWPSGVDIAENVLDIEPPEPMVYEWFTLDGQPFSSSEGNIVLVHDVLEMLEPEVVRFFFAKDPNRARDFSVERLDQLVDEFDRVERLYYDEESGTAKEQRRADRVYPFLLSLADVPPEALAASDVFAVDGTAGADDAAQVAADFDHNDPEDRRRRREFLDGEFADRVRLPYTFAAVLGMFDDAEARAATARKEGHVTDDDPEWAVDDAFGRVALAGEWADRTDNEYNYTVSRSELPDVSVDAATAAALDDLAEFVAEGADGEAIQGEIYETAKRHDIEIGEFFGVGYRLFFGEDEGPQLGHFLGDLDREFVVERLRRER from the coding sequence ATGAGCGAGAGCGACTCCGAGGCGACGACCGACGGACCGAGCGCCACCGCGAGCGCCGACGGGACCGACGCGGCCGGCGAGGCGGAGGCGACCGACGACACCCGGACCGACGAGACCGGCGGCGAGGACCGCTACGCCTTCTGGGCCGACGAGGTCGCCGACGCCGTCGAGGCGCGCGACCCCGAGGAGCCGATCGTGATCAAGGGCGGCATCTCTCCCTCCGGGGTGCCCCACCTGGGCAACGTCAACGAGATCATGCGCGGCTACTTCGTCGCCGAGGTGCTCCGGGAACGGGGCTGGGAGGTCCGGCAGGTGTTCACCACCGACGACCGCGACCCGCTCCGGAAGCTCCCCCGGAAACTCGCCGACCTCGACGGGAAGATCGTCGACCTGGGCGACGTGAACGCCGGCGCCCTCGGCAAGAACCTCGGGCACGCGTACACGGACATCCCCGACCCGTTCGGCTGCTGTGACTCCTACGGCGAGCACTTCTCGACGCTGATCGCCGAGTCGGCCGACCTGCTCGACGCCCCCATCGACGTGGTCTCGACGACCGAACTCTACGAGTCCGGCCGGATGGACGACGTGGTCGAACACGTCCTCGAACACCGCGAGCAGGCCCGCGACGTGCTCTCGGAGTACCAGGACAAGGTCGACGAGGACTACGTCCCGTTCAACCCCTTCTGTTCGGAGTGCGGGAAGGTGACCGAGACGGTCACCGCGGTCGACGTGGACGCACGCGAAGTCGAGTACCGCTGTACCGACATCGAGGCGGGCAACCGGACCATCGAGGGCTGCGGCCACGAGGGGACGGCGACGTTCCGCGAGGGGAAACTGCCCTGGCGCTTCGAGTGGCCCGCCCAGTGGCAGGTGCTGGGCGTGGACTTCGAGCCGTTCGGCAAGGACCACGCCGAGGGGTCGTGGCCCTCCGGCGTCGACATCGCCGAGAACGTCCTGGACATCGAACCCCCGGAACCGATGGTCTACGAGTGGTTCACGCTGGACGGCCAGCCGTTCTCCTCCTCGGAGGGCAACATCGTCCTCGTCCACGACGTGCTGGAGATGCTCGAACCCGAGGTCGTCCGCTTCTTCTTCGCGAAGGACCCCAACCGGGCCAGGGACTTCAGCGTCGAGCGCCTCGACCAGCTCGTCGACGAGTTCGACCGCGTCGAGCGGCTCTACTACGATGAGGAGTCCGGTACCGCGAAGGAACAGCGGCGCGCCGACCGGGTGTACCCGTTCCTGCTCTCGCTGGCGGACGTGCCCCCCGAAGCGCTCGCCGCGAGCGACGTGTTCGCGGTCGACGGAACCGCCGGCGCCGACGACGCCGCGCAGGTGGCCGCCGACTTCGACCACAACGACCCCGAGGACCGTCGGCGCCGCCGCGAGTTCCTCGACGGCGAGTTCGCCGACCGGGTGCGCCTGCCGTACACCTTCGCCGCCGTCCTGGGGATGTTCGACGACGCCGAGGCCCGCGCGGCGACCGCGCGCAAGGAGGGCCACGTCACCGACGACGACCCCGAGTGGGCCGTCGACGACGCCTTCGGTCGCGTCGCGCTCGCGGGCGAGTGGGCCGACCGCACCGATAACGAGTACAACTACACCGTCTCGCGCTCCGAGTTGCCCGATGTGTCGGTCGACGCGGCGACCGCCGCGGCGCTGGACGACCTCGCCGAGTTCGTCGCCGAGGGGGCGGACGGCGAGGCCATCCAGGGCGAGATCTACGAGACGGCCAAGCGTCACGACATCGAGATCGGCGAGTTCTTCGGCGTCGGCTACCGCCTCTTTTTCGGCGAGGACGAGGGCCCGCAGCTCGGGCACTTCCTCGGGGACCTCGACCGGGAGTTCGTCGTCGAGCGGCTTCGACGGGAGCGGTAG